In Holophagales bacterium, one DNA window encodes the following:
- a CDS encoding SGNH/GDSL hydrolase family protein codes for MAARSYLRVVALADSLALPRSEGGERVAWEETWPSELQRLLGEVRPGAQVVNCGRRARTVDSLLAEDFFEHVVLTEPSDVVVQVGIVDCAPRVLSRRDQRVLNSRLVPERLRRWVIERRRRARRALVARDPLRKVYTPPREFAEQFSEFLKRTAELETSPRLIVVPILGRREVLDAKSPGFSKNIDTYNEALQACCQRSEAVWLGVDSIEGGIPVETAFCYDGYHLTKEGNGNLARILAQTLLDPCR; via the coding sequence GTGGCCGCCCGCAGCTATCTGAGGGTTGTTGCGTTGGCAGACTCCCTCGCTCTTCCTCGGTCAGAGGGCGGTGAGAGGGTAGCTTGGGAAGAAACCTGGCCCAGCGAACTCCAGAGGCTGCTCGGGGAGGTCCGCCCAGGAGCGCAGGTCGTGAACTGCGGGCGGCGAGCGCGGACTGTGGACTCCCTCTTGGCCGAGGACTTCTTCGAGCATGTTGTCCTCACTGAGCCGAGCGATGTCGTGGTGCAGGTGGGAATCGTGGACTGCGCGCCACGGGTTCTGTCGCGCCGAGATCAGCGGGTCCTGAATAGCAGGTTGGTGCCGGAGCGCCTTCGGCGGTGGGTCATCGAACGCAGGCGGCGTGCACGGCGTGCTCTCGTCGCGCGGGACCCGCTTCGGAAGGTCTACACGCCGCCGCGAGAATTTGCGGAGCAGTTTTCCGAGTTCTTGAAAAGAACTGCTGAGCTAGAGACCTCACCTCGGCTGATCGTCGTTCCGATCCTCGGGCGCCGGGAAGTGCTCGACGCCAAGTCGCCCGGCTTCTCGAAGAATATCGACACCTACAATGAGGCTCTTCAAGCATGTTGTCAGCGGAGTGAGGCGGTGTGGCTGGGAGTCGATTCTATAGAGGGCGGCATCCCAGTAGAGACGGCATTCTGCTATGACGGCTACCACCTCACGAAAGAGGGCAACGGCAACCTCGCGAGGATCCTGGCGCAGACCCTCTTGGATCCGTGCAGATGA
- a CDS encoding Gfo/Idh/MocA family oxidoreductase, translated as MSITAAVIGLGPHGRRILGALGEEGATVVAVVDSRHEAIAQVALPVGCRPLQDAATLWSEPGLDLVCIATNGPSHAELALAAIAAGVPRVIIEKPMACSVSECDRILEAAAKAGTRIAVNQSRRHDPFYQWLRDQVRSGRWGDLLALWIQRPGIGLGCLGTHSFDLAAYLFDSTPRKVSGWVDSPRGRNPRGDQFRDPGGLVVMDFGAERRAVVAQLESGAGPMSVELDLTGGRVRIDEKLDRIEVITRSTGSGPTPSTMPPLVEEPLPSGLSARTDMKRMLRGLISEVLSEGDLTCDGSHGRLAVEVLAAAYLSSERGSSPMELPLADQEDRDQWLPVT; from the coding sequence ATGAGCATCACGGCAGCCGTGATAGGCCTGGGGCCGCACGGACGTAGAATCCTCGGCGCGCTGGGCGAGGAGGGCGCCACGGTCGTGGCAGTGGTCGACAGTCGGCATGAGGCGATCGCACAGGTCGCGCTCCCTGTCGGTTGCAGGCCGCTTCAGGACGCAGCGACACTCTGGTCCGAGCCCGGTCTCGATCTGGTTTGCATCGCGACCAATGGACCCTCGCACGCAGAGCTCGCCCTTGCCGCCATCGCCGCCGGAGTTCCACGCGTAATAATTGAGAAGCCGATGGCTTGCTCGGTGAGCGAGTGCGATCGGATTCTGGAGGCGGCCGCGAAAGCAGGCACGCGGATCGCCGTCAACCAGTCCCGCCGCCATGATCCCTTCTACCAGTGGCTACGGGATCAGGTCCGGTCCGGTCGGTGGGGCGATCTTCTCGCCCTGTGGATTCAGCGGCCAGGGATCGGTCTGGGATGCCTCGGAACCCACTCCTTCGACCTCGCGGCCTACCTGTTCGACTCGACGCCAAGGAAGGTCTCTGGCTGGGTGGATTCTCCCCGTGGTCGCAACCCGAGGGGTGACCAGTTCAGAGACCCCGGGGGCCTGGTGGTAATGGACTTTGGTGCGGAGCGTCGCGCGGTTGTGGCTCAGCTCGAAAGCGGTGCCGGGCCGATGTCCGTCGAGCTTGACCTCACGGGAGGCCGAGTCCGCATCGATGAGAAGCTGGACCGGATCGAGGTGATCACGCGGAGTACGGGCTCCGGCCCGACGCCGAGTACCATGCCGCCGCTCGTCGAAGAACCCTTGCCCTCGGGTCTTTCAGCAAGGACGGACATGAAGCGCATGCTGCGTGGACTCATCAGCGAGGTGCTGAGCGAGGGTGATCTCACCTGCGACGGGTCGCACGGTCGACTGGCTGTCGAGGTGCTCGCGGCGGCCTATCTGTCGAGTGAGCGAGGCAGTTCGCCAATGGAGCTTCCGCTGGCTGACCAAGAGGACCGGGACCAATGGCTCCCCGTGACGTGA
- a CDS encoding acylneuraminate cytidylyltransferase family protein, protein MRVLGIVPARAGSKRLPGKNTRDLGGKPLVAWAIEAAMRSTLLTRLKVSSDDERVLSIAAGYSEDLPLRRPEALAGDRSPAVEYVRHALECVGGEGDGPYDAVAIVQATSPFTTCEDIDGAVGLLERTGADSAVTVVKVDHAVHPVKLKTMEGDRLLPFLEEEDGRMAAFELPELFVRNCSVYATRRRVIESGSILGRDCRGYLMPRRRSLDINEEVDFLFAEFLLERGKA, encoded by the coding sequence ATGAGGGTCCTGGGGATCGTCCCAGCGCGAGCCGGCTCGAAGCGGTTACCGGGAAAGAACACCCGGGATCTGGGTGGCAAGCCGTTGGTCGCATGGGCGATCGAGGCCGCCATGAGATCGACCTTGCTCACCCGGCTGAAGGTGTCGTCCGATGATGAGCGCGTCCTGAGTATCGCCGCAGGTTACTCCGAAGACCTCCCCTTGCGGCGCCCGGAGGCTCTCGCCGGGGACCGCTCGCCGGCTGTGGAGTACGTAAGGCACGCCCTGGAGTGCGTTGGAGGCGAGGGGGACGGACCCTACGACGCCGTCGCCATCGTCCAGGCAACGTCTCCGTTCACCACGTGCGAGGACATCGATGGGGCCGTCGGGCTGCTCGAGCGGACGGGGGCTGACTCCGCCGTGACTGTCGTCAAGGTCGATCACGCGGTACATCCGGTGAAGCTCAAGACGATGGAAGGTGACCGGTTGCTGCCGTTTCTGGAAGAGGAGGACGGCCGGATGGCAGCCTTTGAACTGCCAGAGCTCTTCGTCAGGAACTGCTCCGTCTACGCCACTCGGAGGCGCGTCATCGAGTCCGGCTCGATCCTGGGTCGGGACTGCCGTGGATACCTCATGCCGCGGCGAAGGTCTCTCGATATCAACGAAGAGGTGGACTTTCTGTTTGCGGAGTTCCTACTCGAACGAGGCAAGGCATGA
- a CDS encoding phosphotransferase, producing the protein MSSSVPDGLTVLIPAAGRVPEGLLSLSNISCPAMIPVAGRPVVHWTLGYLRELGLKSFRVAVARRGLFVEEFVESAFGADCRIDFVVPRRDGGLGFTVLELLEGVESGPVLVVLGDTHFRLDDAAILASDEPFVLTHAVEESYRWCLAEADGAGHLTRLRDKEAGLAGDLRALVGVYFFPDVGLARRAARENVAEAERSGRRAEMAGLLERVAREAPIRVAGVREWLDCGNPDRQAASHRALLQARAFNELSIDPVLGTITKRSRQREKFLQEIDYLRLLPPEIAVLFPRLLDFSTAWNEPWMTMEYYGYPALAEVFLFENLDPGVWQRIFEHLFEIQRTAFRSRPWPLPPGTVREMYLEKTRRRVDQLDPASPVGAFLRRNDVLTVNGRPIGRLEHLWERLAVEIDRLEANAQGAIVHGDLCLSNILYDVRSRICKLIDPRGSFGREGIYGDPRYDVAKLYHSVYGLYDFIVNDLFRVRLEGGDLSLTIRTTPQHREIEQRFSRVYFGEFDRREIVLIAGLLFVSMPALHSERPDRQLAMLARGLQLLDEALGGSA; encoded by the coding sequence GTGAGCTCCTCCGTGCCGGACGGTCTCACCGTCCTCATTCCCGCCGCCGGCCGCGTCCCCGAGGGCCTGCTCTCGCTTTCGAACATCAGTTGTCCGGCGATGATCCCGGTCGCCGGCCGGCCGGTGGTGCACTGGACGCTCGGCTACCTGCGAGAGCTCGGGCTGAAGAGCTTCCGCGTCGCCGTGGCGCGGCGCGGGCTCTTCGTCGAGGAGTTCGTCGAGAGTGCCTTCGGCGCCGACTGCCGGATCGATTTCGTCGTGCCGCGTCGCGACGGAGGGCTGGGCTTCACCGTCCTCGAGCTGCTCGAAGGCGTCGAGAGTGGCCCGGTGTTGGTGGTTCTCGGCGACACGCACTTCCGCCTCGACGACGCGGCGATCCTCGCGAGCGACGAGCCGTTCGTGCTCACCCATGCGGTGGAGGAGTCGTATCGCTGGTGCCTCGCCGAGGCCGACGGGGCGGGACATCTGACGCGGCTGCGGGACAAGGAGGCCGGGCTCGCCGGCGACCTGCGCGCGCTGGTCGGTGTCTACTTCTTCCCGGACGTCGGCCTTGCACGGCGCGCGGCGAGGGAGAACGTGGCGGAGGCCGAACGCTCGGGACGTCGAGCCGAGATGGCGGGCCTGCTCGAACGCGTCGCCCGGGAGGCGCCGATCCGCGTCGCCGGCGTCCGCGAATGGCTCGACTGCGGCAATCCCGACCGCCAGGCCGCATCCCACCGCGCGCTGCTCCAGGCGCGGGCCTTCAACGAGCTCAGCATCGACCCGGTCCTGGGGACGATCACCAAGCGCAGCCGCCAGCGGGAGAAGTTCCTGCAGGAGATCGACTACCTTCGTCTCCTGCCGCCGGAGATCGCCGTGCTCTTCCCGCGCCTGCTCGACTTCTCCACGGCCTGGAACGAGCCGTGGATGACGATGGAGTACTACGGCTATCCCGCGCTCGCCGAGGTCTTCCTCTTCGAGAACCTCGACCCCGGGGTCTGGCAGCGCATCTTCGAGCACCTCTTCGAGATCCAGCGGACGGCCTTCCGCTCCAGGCCCTGGCCGTTGCCGCCAGGCACGGTGCGCGAGATGTACCTCGAGAAGACGCGCCGCCGGGTCGACCAGCTCGATCCCGCGAGCCCGGTGGGCGCGTTCCTTCGCCGGAACGACGTGCTGACGGTCAATGGTCGGCCGATCGGCCGGCTCGAGCATCTCTGGGAGCGGCTCGCCGTCGAGATCGACCGGCTCGAGGCCAACGCGCAGGGTGCGATCGTGCACGGCGACCTCTGCCTGTCGAACATCCTCTACGACGTGCGCTCCCGCATCTGCAAGCTGATCGACCCGCGCGGCAGCTTCGGGCGCGAGGGGATCTACGGCGACCCGCGCTACGACGTCGCCAAGCTCTATCACTCCGTCTACGGCCTCTACGATTTCATCGTCAACGATCTCTTCCGGGTGCGCCTCGAGGGCGGCGATCTGTCGCTCACCATCCGCACGACGCCGCAGCATCGGGAGATCGAGCAGCGGTTCTCCCGCGTGTACTTCGGCGAGTTCGACCGGCGCGAGATCGTGCTCATCGCCGGGCTGCTCTTCGTCAGCATGCCGGCGCTCCACAGCGAGCGTCCGGATCGGCAGCTCGCGATGCTGGCGCGTGGCCTGCAGCTGCTCGACGAGGCGCTCGGAGGGTCGGCGTGA
- a CDS encoding GSCFA domain-containing protein, with amino-acid sequence MATIGSCFAAELVAGMKRRGLAGQMHPGGLFYTSRSIRQEFERIFVGQSVEEPLWQVRGGWVHPFQEPGRSAPSQDQLLAACAEVDAEADSLFRSAEVVVVTLGLIEAWVSPFSGWFYRQLPHPDVFSDLKPVFTRLTVTEIREDLERIWSLLGTGVSRSLVITVSPVPLHVTFTSSDVRTANMESKCRLRAAVSEFVEEHPEVVYFPSFELAMTAERLSDFMKEDGRHLHQRAVDYIVATFLRNYGSTGMELPVLDLSWLAGPEKTAARVERRRGLMDLIRRGFSAVAGGKRRGSLGP; translated from the coding sequence GTGGCGACCATCGGCAGCTGCTTTGCGGCCGAACTGGTCGCAGGGATGAAGAGAAGAGGACTCGCAGGACAGATGCACCCAGGGGGTCTCTTCTACACGAGTCGGTCGATCAGGCAGGAGTTCGAGAGGATCTTCGTTGGGCAGAGCGTGGAGGAGCCCCTATGGCAGGTCCGAGGCGGGTGGGTTCACCCGTTTCAGGAACCAGGTCGGAGTGCTCCAAGCCAAGACCAGTTGCTTGCGGCGTGTGCCGAGGTCGATGCGGAGGCAGACTCTCTCTTCCGCAGCGCTGAAGTGGTGGTCGTTACACTTGGCCTCATTGAAGCATGGGTGAGCCCATTTTCTGGGTGGTTCTACCGGCAACTTCCGCACCCGGACGTGTTCTCGGATCTCAAGCCGGTCTTCACGCGGCTAACAGTCACCGAGATTCGAGAAGACCTCGAACGAATCTGGAGCTTGTTAGGAACAGGGGTTTCACGATCCCTTGTGATTACGGTGTCTCCGGTTCCGCTCCACGTCACCTTCACCTCAAGCGATGTCCGTACTGCCAACATGGAGTCTAAGTGCCGCCTTCGCGCTGCAGTGTCGGAGTTCGTTGAGGAACACCCCGAGGTCGTCTACTTCCCTTCCTTTGAGCTAGCCATGACCGCTGAACGTTTGAGCGACTTCATGAAAGAGGATGGCAGACACCTTCACCAGCGTGCCGTCGACTATATTGTGGCGACATTCCTGCGTAACTACGGCAGCACTGGGATGGAGCTTCCTGTTCTCGATCTTTCTTGGTTGGCAGGTCCCGAAAAGACGGCGGCGCGAGTTGAGCGGCGGCGCGGACTGATGGATCTCATCAGGAGGGGTTTCTCTGCGGTCGCTGGCGGCAAGCGCCGGGGCTCTCTCGGACCGTGA
- a CDS encoding oligosaccharide flippase family protein: MRIAEVQETSSSASGAAGGLRRLLLGTLNYGVGSVVAPILGFFLIPLYTRLLDPRDFGVADFCVTLATAIGVVARLGAPGAVARFYFDLRGGQTFDSFVGSVTWFLLVVSGAIAALSVLVGPLLAPRLIPDVPFYPYLLIVLLGVPLTILPEMQRRVLQVREKAQVAAFLNGANALTVLFLTLAFVAVARWKATGLLLAGAVTALLFSLVAAWNLRRELAAPFRRDFVRQSLTFGLPLVPNHLSGWLLQAGNRAVLGVLVSAGALGEYSVASRFVLPVVLLDSAFTTAYVPIYFDHREREKEGSKGALQRLATLTIVGFLALGLLVFSVMPLVLRLVTPAEYHGGAALIPVIAIGAIAGGIYHVVGNEVLYQKRPLSLLPTTVTGGLVALSVTSLLAGRFGALGAALGYAAGMVATAAIGAAVNNRLYKFGLPMARLISSGIFVLTCAVVASASQRASVEASSAIAILLVVAGAAFLWVLFRRELTARN, encoded by the coding sequence ATGAGGATTGCCGAAGTCCAAGAGACCTCGTCCAGTGCCTCCGGTGCCGCAGGTGGGTTAAGGCGGCTACTTCTCGGCACGCTCAACTATGGCGTTGGCAGCGTTGTTGCCCCTATTCTCGGTTTCTTCCTCATCCCGCTCTACACAAGGCTCCTCGACCCAAGAGACTTCGGCGTCGCGGACTTCTGCGTCACTCTAGCCACCGCCATCGGAGTCGTGGCGCGACTGGGAGCGCCGGGAGCCGTGGCGCGGTTCTACTTCGACCTGCGTGGCGGGCAGACATTCGACAGTTTTGTCGGCAGTGTCACGTGGTTTCTTCTGGTGGTGAGCGGTGCGATTGCTGCCCTGAGTGTCCTCGTTGGGCCACTCCTCGCACCGAGACTCATCCCGGACGTGCCCTTCTACCCGTATCTGCTCATCGTCCTGCTGGGAGTGCCGTTGACGATCCTGCCGGAGATGCAACGACGGGTACTCCAAGTGAGGGAGAAGGCGCAGGTTGCGGCATTCCTGAATGGTGCCAACGCGCTCACAGTGCTCTTCTTGACGCTCGCGTTCGTAGCCGTGGCGAGGTGGAAGGCGACGGGTCTGCTTCTCGCGGGAGCGGTGACTGCCCTTCTATTCAGCCTTGTCGCCGCATGGAACCTGCGGCGAGAACTCGCGGCCCCATTCCGACGGGACTTCGTTCGGCAGTCGCTGACCTTCGGACTGCCGTTAGTGCCTAATCACCTGAGCGGTTGGTTACTGCAGGCTGGGAACCGAGCCGTACTGGGAGTGCTTGTCTCTGCCGGGGCGTTGGGTGAGTACTCGGTCGCTTCGCGGTTCGTCCTCCCAGTCGTGCTCCTCGATAGCGCCTTTACGACTGCGTACGTTCCCATCTACTTCGACCACCGGGAGAGAGAGAAGGAAGGCAGCAAAGGTGCGCTTCAGCGCCTTGCCACACTGACGATTGTGGGCTTCCTGGCTCTTGGACTACTTGTGTTCAGCGTGATGCCTTTGGTCCTCCGGCTCGTCACTCCTGCGGAATACCATGGCGGAGCCGCCTTGATCCCCGTGATCGCTATTGGGGCAATCGCTGGCGGGATCTACCATGTCGTAGGCAACGAGGTCTTGTACCAGAAGCGTCCCCTAAGCCTTCTGCCCACTACCGTGACGGGCGGACTAGTGGCGCTTTCAGTGACGAGTCTCCTGGCCGGTAGGTTCGGGGCGCTCGGCGCTGCACTCGGTTACGCGGCGGGAATGGTCGCGACGGCTGCGATCGGGGCTGCCGTGAACAACCGGCTCTACAAGTTTGGGTTGCCAATGGCGAGGCTGATCAGCTCGGGGATCTTCGTCTTGACTTGCGCGGTCGTAGCGTCAGCGTCACAGAGGGCCTCAGTCGAGGCAAGCTCGGCGATTGCAATTCTCCTGGTCGTCGCAGGTGCGGCCTTCCTATGGGTCCTGTTTCGCCGGGAACTGACGGCGAGAAACTAG
- the asnB gene encoding asparagine synthase (glutamine-hydrolyzing) — protein MCGIAGNWNSRLARGGCEGTVASLRAMSHRGPDGLGIHEFNGGSAGMVRLALVDLSENGQQPLWSPDHRVAILFNGEIYNFREERRRLASSYPFRSTTDSEVVLALYLECGPSFVEKLRGMFALAILDWRPGGEAGSPDLLLARDRFGIKPLYVADAGDGGIVFASEIKGILASGLVSPEVDSEGLASFLHRGFLSQPRSIIRGVRMLEAGSVEIYRAGGSPRRIRFGALPVADPQEETLEAAAARLRATLEESVALHALADAPVGAFLSGGVDSTGIVALMSRRVGPLRTYSLGWVEGGAADETEEAEDAARRIGCEHTTVRVSGAEVAELLPRFSRDLDQPSTDGLNTWFVSRVAAREVKGVLSGLGGDEWFAGYPVVSRMVRCFSGPRRHWTRFAGQVAHSLSSVAAGSRAGERLESWSSYRSPQALWMQSHSVFPARSAAVLLGLVPGSVDAPQGESVAAARGGGEDGESVASLACRLDAEIYMRNQLLRDSDATSMAHSLELRVPFVDAEVAAFARSCDDRYKVDAAGAGRTYRTSGAKRVLIEALRDLLPPGIENRPKRGFAMPYETWMRGPLREIALDCTSGETVRARGLLSPPAVADLRRRVESHEPGAAYPKLWSLMILELWCREVLDPARSGGRA, from the coding sequence ATGTGCGGGATCGCCGGGAATTGGAATAGCAGATTGGCCCGGGGTGGTTGCGAGGGCACAGTAGCGTCCTTGCGCGCGATGTCTCACCGTGGCCCAGACGGATTGGGGATCCACGAGTTCAACGGTGGGTCAGCTGGAATGGTGCGACTTGCCCTGGTCGACCTCTCCGAGAACGGTCAGCAGCCGCTCTGGTCGCCCGATCATCGAGTGGCGATTCTATTCAACGGCGAGATCTACAACTTCCGAGAAGAGCGGCGGCGGCTCGCGAGCTCCTATCCGTTTCGCTCCACGACCGACTCGGAAGTGGTCCTTGCCCTCTATCTCGAGTGCGGTCCTTCGTTCGTCGAGAAACTGCGCGGGATGTTCGCCCTCGCGATCCTCGATTGGCGGCCTGGCGGCGAAGCGGGGTCGCCAGACTTGCTGCTGGCTCGGGATCGATTCGGCATCAAGCCGCTCTATGTCGCCGATGCCGGCGACGGCGGGATCGTCTTCGCCTCGGAGATCAAGGGCATCCTCGCCTCGGGCTTGGTGTCTCCCGAGGTGGACTCCGAGGGCCTTGCGTCCTTCCTGCATCGTGGATTCCTTTCGCAGCCGCGTTCCATCATTCGCGGAGTGCGAATGCTAGAGGCGGGAAGCGTCGAGATCTATCGGGCGGGCGGGTCGCCGAGACGGATACGCTTCGGCGCATTGCCGGTCGCCGACCCGCAGGAGGAGACGCTCGAGGCCGCAGCCGCGCGCCTGCGAGCCACGCTCGAGGAGTCGGTGGCCCTGCACGCGCTCGCCGATGCGCCGGTGGGGGCGTTCCTGAGCGGTGGCGTGGACTCGACCGGAATCGTGGCGTTGATGAGCCGACGGGTCGGACCGCTGCGCACCTATTCGCTGGGCTGGGTGGAGGGGGGGGCGGCAGACGAGACCGAAGAGGCGGAGGACGCCGCGCGCCGGATCGGATGCGAGCACACGACGGTGCGCGTTTCGGGGGCAGAGGTAGCGGAGCTGCTGCCACGCTTCTCGCGGGATCTCGACCAGCCGTCGACCGACGGACTGAACACCTGGTTCGTGTCGCGGGTGGCGGCGCGGGAGGTCAAGGGCGTTCTGTCGGGGTTGGGCGGAGATGAGTGGTTCGCCGGTTACCCGGTGGTTTCGAGAATGGTGCGGTGTTTCTCGGGGCCGAGGCGGCATTGGACCCGTTTCGCCGGACAAGTGGCTCATTCGCTGTCTTCGGTCGCGGCAGGTTCTCGCGCGGGAGAGCGCCTGGAGAGCTGGTCGAGCTATCGTTCGCCGCAGGCCTTGTGGATGCAGTCGCATTCGGTCTTCCCGGCCCGATCGGCGGCGGTGCTTCTGGGATTAGTTCCGGGATCGGTGGATGCGCCGCAAGGCGAATCCGTTGCCGCAGCGCGTGGTGGAGGCGAGGACGGCGAGAGCGTGGCGAGCCTGGCCTGTCGTCTGGACGCGGAGATCTATATGCGCAACCAGCTGCTGCGGGACTCCGATGCGACGAGCATGGCCCACTCGCTCGAGCTGCGGGTACCGTTCGTGGACGCCGAGGTGGCGGCCTTCGCGCGCAGTTGCGACGACCGCTACAAGGTCGATGCCGCCGGCGCGGGCAGAACCTATCGGACCAGCGGTGCCAAGCGCGTGCTGATCGAGGCGCTTCGCGATCTGCTGCCGCCGGGGATCGAGAATCGCCCCAAGAGGGGCTTCGCGATGCCCTATGAAACGTGGATGCGCGGCCCTCTCCGCGAGATCGCCCTGGATTGCACGAGCGGCGAGACGGTGCGTGCCCGAGGGTTGCTCTCGCCGCCCGCGGTGGCCGACCTTCGTCGGCGAGTCGAGTCGCACGAGCCCGGCGCCGCCTACCCGAAGCTCTGGTCGCTGATGATCCTCGAGCTCTGGTGTCGCGAGGTCCTCGACCCGGCGAGATCGGGAGGTCGAGCGTGA
- a CDS encoding Gfo/Idh/MocA family oxidoreductase — protein sequence MAPRDVIRLALVGYGRIAPRHLEVFRALGAEFVGVCNRSEEGRERAIREGGIPRAYSSIAEMITKEKPDGVVACPSFPQSYSVARELLTAGVPFLLEKPPALSLLEFEDLCALQRLTRTLVMVAFNRRHYSVVRKVQEEIAGEVVDAVLVRWSENPEAFLARGFAAEEVEKLVFANSTHGLDMATLFAGEVREPQAVAMRGVKPMTWSMGLLAKSAAGTILSFTSTWAAPGPWSVTVSVSGRAYVFAPLETCTVLEKGGKERRVLPDDDDVNFKPGFLHQAQKFLECLRAGEAAPHLALSSAGPAMRLASALFGSMNCGER from the coding sequence ATGGCTCCCCGTGACGTGATCCGGCTCGCCCTGGTCGGATACGGCCGAATCGCCCCTCGGCATCTAGAAGTGTTCCGGGCACTTGGCGCTGAGTTCGTGGGAGTCTGCAATCGTAGCGAGGAAGGGCGTGAGCGCGCGATCCGCGAAGGCGGGATTCCGCGTGCCTACTCGTCCATTGCCGAGATGATCACGAAGGAGAAGCCCGACGGAGTTGTGGCTTGTCCATCGTTTCCGCAGTCCTACTCTGTGGCGCGTGAACTCCTGACCGCTGGCGTGCCCTTTCTCCTGGAGAAGCCCCCGGCGCTGTCACTCCTCGAGTTCGAGGACCTGTGCGCCCTTCAGCGACTGACCCGGACGCTTGTGATGGTGGCGTTCAATCGCAGGCACTACTCGGTCGTTAGGAAGGTTCAGGAGGAGATCGCAGGAGAAGTAGTCGATGCAGTGCTCGTACGGTGGAGCGAGAACCCTGAGGCGTTCCTCGCCAGAGGCTTCGCCGCCGAGGAGGTCGAGAAACTTGTCTTTGCGAACAGCACCCATGGACTGGACATGGCCACTCTATTCGCAGGGGAAGTGCGCGAACCCCAGGCGGTGGCGATGCGAGGAGTGAAGCCGATGACTTGGTCCATGGGCCTCTTGGCCAAGTCAGCAGCGGGGACCATTCTGTCGTTCACGTCCACGTGGGCGGCGCCGGGGCCATGGAGCGTGACAGTCTCGGTTTCGGGTAGAGCTTACGTCTTTGCTCCCCTGGAGACCTGCACGGTACTGGAGAAGGGCGGCAAAGAGCGCCGTGTCCTGCCGGATGACGATGACGTGAACTTCAAGCCGGGATTTCTCCATCAAGCCCAGAAGTTCCTGGAGTGTCTGAGAGCAGGCGAAGCCGCCCCCCACCTCGCTCTGAGCTCGGCTGGCCCCGCAATGCGTCTCGCTAGCGCTCTCTTTGGCAGCATGAACTGTGGGGAACGGTAG
- the neuC gene encoding UDP-N-acetylglucosamine 2-epimerase (hydrolyzing), translating into MSWSGDDCAARSWRTKRFRRKTLSDSRRKVCVVLVDRANYGRLKPVMAAIQRHPALELQVLCAGTMVLERFDQPVEGVRRDGFPVDGEIFIELEGSRPVTMAKSVGFATIEFASEFQRLAPDLVLLIGDRYEALAAALAAAYMNLTIVHMQGGEVSGSIDESARHAISKLAQFHFPATVRSAEYLVRMGERPETILGVGCPSGDIALTLDRHLEPEVLNGRGSGAMIDPGRPFLLVVFHPTTTEFGGERAQMDEVLAALGEIAMPTLLLWPNIDAGSDHISKAIRVYRVVRGADWLRTLTNLSPEEYLAVLASTVCAVGNSSSFVRDASFLGTPVVLVGNRQEGRETDEHVSRVATERAAIRDAITAQLRHGAYPPSQLYGDGRVAERVASQLAALLPYLQKRLSYVDE; encoded by the coding sequence ATGAGTTGGTCGGGAGACGACTGCGCCGCGCGCTCCTGGCGGACGAAGCGATTTCGGAGGAAGACGTTGAGTGACTCTCGCCGCAAGGTCTGCGTGGTGCTCGTCGACCGTGCCAACTACGGTCGCCTCAAGCCGGTGATGGCCGCGATCCAGCGCCACCCTGCCCTCGAGTTGCAGGTGCTCTGCGCCGGGACGATGGTCCTCGAGCGCTTCGACCAGCCGGTCGAGGGTGTGCGCCGCGACGGCTTCCCGGTCGACGGCGAGATCTTCATCGAGCTCGAGGGATCGCGTCCGGTGACCATGGCGAAGTCGGTCGGTTTCGCCACGATCGAGTTCGCCAGCGAGTTCCAGCGCCTGGCTCCCGATCTCGTGCTGCTGATCGGCGATCGCTACGAGGCGCTCGCCGCGGCGCTCGCCGCGGCCTACATGAATCTGACCATCGTCCACATGCAGGGCGGCGAGGTCTCGGGGTCGATCGACGAGAGTGCGCGGCACGCGATCTCCAAGCTCGCACAGTTCCACTTCCCTGCCACCGTTCGCTCGGCGGAGTATCTGGTGCGGATGGGAGAGCGTCCCGAGACGATTCTCGGCGTCGGCTGCCCGAGCGGTGACATCGCCCTCACGCTCGACCGCCATCTCGAGCCCGAGGTGCTCAATGGCCGGGGCTCCGGAGCGATGATCGACCCGGGGCGGCCATTTCTGCTCGTCGTGTTCCATCCGACGACGACGGAGTTCGGTGGCGAGCGCGCGCAGATGGACGAAGTGCTCGCCGCTCTTGGCGAGATTGCGATGCCGACCCTTCTCCTCTGGCCGAACATCGACGCGGGATCGGATCACATCAGCAAGGCGATCCGGGTCTATCGGGTGGTAAGAGGAGCTGACTGGCTTCGGACCCTCACCAATCTCAGCCCGGAGGAGTACCTTGCCGTGCTGGCCAGCACCGTGTGCGCTGTAGGGAACTCCTCGAGCTTCGTGCGAGATGCCAGCTTTCTTGGTACCCCGGTGGTCCTCGTGGGTAACCGGCAAGAGGGCCGAGAGACTGACGAGCACGTCTCGAGAGTCGCGACGGAGAGGGCAGCGATTCGAGATGCCATTACGGCCCAGTTGAGACACGGGGCTTACCCTCCAAGTCAGCTCTACGGCGACGGTCGGGTCGCGGAGCGGGTCGCAAGCCAGTTGGCGGCGCTACTCCCCTACCTCCAGAAGCGCCTGAGTTATGTCGATGAGTAG